The Nocardia higoensis genome has a segment encoding these proteins:
- a CDS encoding enoyl-CoA hydratase: protein MTDFETILLERRPNSAGKGAVGWITLNRPKALNALNAQVLDDIIAALDELERDDEIGAVVITGSERAFAAGADIKEMQPKTYMDMFMDDYFARWERLANFRKPTIAAVAGYALGGGCELAMICDILLAADTAKFGQPEIKLGVIPGIGGSQRLTRAVGKAKAMDLVLTGRNMDAEEAERAGLVSRIVPAAELLDTAQQVAETIASMSVPVTMIAKEAVNRSFETTLSEGLRFERRVFHSLFAIEDQKEGMAAFVEKRPAQFGNR from the coding sequence GTGACCGACTTCGAGACGATTCTGCTGGAGCGCAGGCCCAACAGCGCAGGCAAGGGCGCGGTCGGCTGGATCACGCTGAACCGTCCCAAGGCGCTCAACGCCCTCAACGCGCAGGTGCTCGACGACATCATCGCCGCCCTCGACGAACTCGAGCGTGACGACGAGATCGGCGCGGTCGTCATCACCGGTTCCGAGCGGGCCTTCGCCGCGGGCGCCGACATCAAGGAAATGCAGCCCAAGACGTACATGGACATGTTCATGGACGACTACTTCGCGCGCTGGGAGCGGCTGGCGAACTTCCGCAAGCCCACCATCGCGGCCGTGGCGGGCTACGCCCTCGGCGGTGGCTGTGAGCTGGCGATGATCTGCGACATCCTGCTGGCCGCCGACACCGCCAAGTTCGGCCAGCCCGAGATCAAGCTCGGCGTCATCCCCGGCATCGGCGGCTCGCAGCGCCTGACCAGGGCTGTCGGCAAGGCCAAGGCCATGGACCTGGTGCTGACCGGCCGCAATATGGACGCCGAGGAAGCCGAGCGGGCCGGGCTGGTCTCGCGCATCGTGCCCGCCGCCGAATTGCTCGACACCGCCCAGCAGGTCGCCGAGACCATCGCCTCGATGTCGGTGCCGGTGACCATGATCGCCAAGGAGGCGGTCAACCGCTCCTTCGAGACCACTCTGTCCGAGGGACTGCGTTTCGAGCGCCGGGTCTTCCACTCGCTGTTCGCGATCGAGGACCAGAAGGAAGGCATGGCGGCCTTCGTGGAGAAGCGGCCCGCCCAGTTCGGCAACCGCTGA
- a CDS encoding Hsp70 family protein, whose translation MVLVLGVSAGAGGARAILTHSDQPHLPPIDSCAVDRRPGAEVDEAVFEVIRLMSVSAHNRDELIASTAVTCRCAEHAEAIRRAAGRRRLTIVDEPLAQVRYLRFTGRLPESGSVVIYDLGSSGLTLTQVDTRVEAVLAVDHSSTPGGDDYDALLRNRLAHAGVRADRAAARRHREELSTARVVTAIDPGSGERAVLTHSDLAELLADGVRRSATAVERLIERTGTRPEALVLVGGCARSPIVCEELAEVIDLPIVYSPEPEHVSARGAVLLAAERPSGDVHMPRLRTDPATPAGAGSGSARGVRRWKLITAAVVTLVLGATVAGLLAFGRDTHRTPDTGSTPTLIIPLTVESAPANPSAAN comes from the coding sequence ATGGTGCTGGTCTTGGGGGTTTCCGCGGGCGCGGGTGGCGCGCGGGCGATCCTCACCCATTCCGACCAGCCGCACCTGCCGCCGATCGATTCCTGCGCGGTCGATCGCCGTCCCGGCGCCGAGGTCGACGAGGCGGTCTTCGAGGTCATCCGGCTGATGAGTGTGTCGGCGCACAACCGCGACGAGCTGATCGCCAGCACCGCGGTGACCTGTCGTTGCGCCGAGCACGCCGAAGCCATCCGGCGCGCGGCGGGCAGGCGCAGGCTCACCATCGTCGACGAACCGCTGGCCCAGGTGCGCTACCTGCGCTTCACCGGGCGGCTGCCGGAATCGGGTTCGGTCGTCATCTACGACCTGGGCAGTTCGGGCCTGACCCTCACCCAGGTCGACACCCGTGTCGAAGCCGTCCTGGCCGTCGATCACAGCAGCACCCCCGGCGGCGACGACTACGACGCCCTGCTGCGCAACCGGCTCGCCCACGCCGGGGTGCGTGCCGACCGTGCCGCCGCCCGCCGCCACCGCGAAGAACTCAGCACCGCCCGGGTGGTCACCGCCATCGATCCCGGATCCGGCGAGCGCGCCGTGCTCACCCACAGCGATCTCGCCGAACTGCTCGCCGACGGGGTGCGCCGGTCGGCGACCGCGGTCGAGCGGCTGATCGAGCGGACCGGCACACGACCGGAAGCGCTGGTGCTGGTCGGCGGCTGCGCGCGCAGTCCGATCGTGTGCGAGGAACTCGCGGAAGTGATCGATCTGCCGATCGTCTACAGCCCTGAGCCCGAGCACGTCTCGGCGCGGGGGGCGGTGCTGCTGGCCGCCGAACGCCCGTCCGGCGACGTGCACATGCCGCGCCTGCGCACCGATCCGGCGACCCCCGCGGGCGCAGGCTCCGGCAGCGCGCGCGGAGTCCGACGCTGGAAGCTGATCACCGCCGCCGTGGTGACCCTCGTGCTCGGCGCGACGGTCGCCGGGCTGCTGGCGTTCGGCCGGGACACCCACCGCACCCCGGACACCGGCTCGACCCCGACTCTGATCATTCCGCTGACGGTCGAGTCAGCACCCGCGAATCCCTCGGCGGCCAACTGA
- a CDS encoding MarR family winged helix-turn-helix transcriptional regulator produces MSAPRPLPLDPIEEARRQWVDHGWGEAADGMAVVTSLVRAQQIVMARVDEALKPTGLTFSRYELLRLLSFTRTGALPMAKASARLQVHPTSVTNTVDRLEAAGLVTRVPHPSDRRATLIEITDAGRKSVAVATEELNAKVFAHPGLAPDRLGTLLQLLAEFRHAAGDFDTDGSPVRWAGASTPDAG; encoded by the coding sequence ATGTCTGCGCCACGTCCGCTTCCGCTCGATCCGATCGAGGAGGCCCGCCGTCAGTGGGTCGACCACGGCTGGGGCGAAGCCGCCGACGGAATGGCTGTGGTGACCTCGCTGGTGCGCGCGCAGCAGATCGTGATGGCCCGGGTCGACGAGGCGCTCAAGCCCACCGGGCTGACCTTCTCGCGCTACGAGCTGTTGCGGCTGTTGAGCTTCACCAGGACGGGGGCGCTGCCGATGGCCAAGGCCAGCGCGCGGTTGCAGGTACATCCCACCAGCGTCACCAACACCGTGGACCGGCTGGAGGCGGCCGGATTGGTCACGCGCGTCCCGCATCCCAGCGACCGCCGGGCCACCCTCATCGAAATCACCGACGCCGGAAGGAAATCCGTGGCGGTCGCGACGGAGGAACTCAACGCCAAGGTCTTCGCGCACCCCGGGCTGGCGCCGGACCGGCTGGGCACGCTGCTGCAACTGCTGGCCGAATTCCGGCACGCCGCCGGTGACTTCGACACCGACGGTTCCCCGGTGCGCTGGGCGGGCGCTTCGACGCCGGACGCCGGCTGA
- a CDS encoding DUF3105 domain-containing protein, with protein MPSSKSASKSAKAVRAAGKTSSSRTPGGGKGGLPGNRQIPWMAVGAAAVIIALIGALAYSLVPKYREQAELAKFTPSTEQQDPSLGIDGVVTVDYSKTTGKHVQPTERVGYDQKPPFGGSHDSEWADCSGTVYSQAMRNENAVHSLEHGAVWIAYDPDKVDNAAIDTLESKVDGKAYTFMSPYPDLDAPIVLQSWGHQLKLDSADDPRVNQFITALRQNPYTHPEVGGSCSNPMFDRDNPTPFDPTPPGPDAKAVDGSDVATDPTAGAPGGMIPGVPSLPGMPGLPAGQLPAQPLPGE; from the coding sequence ATGCCGAGTAGCAAGAGCGCCTCGAAGTCGGCCAAGGCCGTGCGAGCCGCGGGCAAGACTTCTTCGTCCCGTACTCCGGGCGGTGGTAAGGGCGGCCTTCCGGGGAACCGTCAGATCCCGTGGATGGCGGTCGGTGCGGCGGCGGTAATCATCGCATTGATCGGTGCGCTGGCCTACAGCCTGGTGCCCAAGTACCGCGAGCAGGCCGAGCTGGCGAAGTTCACACCCAGCACCGAGCAGCAGGATCCGTCGCTGGGGATCGACGGCGTGGTCACCGTCGACTACAGCAAGACGACCGGTAAGCATGTGCAGCCCACCGAGCGCGTGGGCTACGACCAGAAGCCGCCCTTCGGCGGGTCGCACGACTCCGAGTGGGCCGACTGCAGCGGCACGGTCTACAGCCAGGCCATGCGCAACGAGAACGCCGTGCACTCCCTCGAGCACGGCGCGGTGTGGATCGCCTACGACCCGGACAAGGTCGACAACGCCGCCATCGACACCCTGGAGAGCAAGGTCGACGGCAAGGCCTACACGTTCATGTCGCCGTACCCGGATCTGGATGCGCCGATCGTGCTGCAGTCCTGGGGCCATCAGCTGAAGCTGGACAGCGCCGACGATCCGCGTGTCAACCAGTTCATCACCGCGCTGCGACAGAACCCCTACACCCATCCCGAGGTCGGCGGTTCCTGCTCCAACCCGATGTTCGACCGCGACAACCCCACCCCGTTCGACCCGACCCCGCCGGGACCCGACGCCAAGGCTGTCGACGGCTCCGACGTCGCCACCGACCCGACCGCGGGCGCTCCCGGCGGCATGATCCCCGGCGTGCCGAGCCTGCCGGGCATGCCCGGTCTGCCCGCCGGGCAGCTGCCCGCCCAGCCGCTGCCCGGCGAATGA
- the mmsB gene encoding 3-hydroxyisobutyrate dehydrogenase → MSNKIGFLGLGNMGGPMAANLVKAGYDVVAFDPSPAAQEQARTDGATVVATAPEAAAGREIVITMLPNGKLVLDVYADLLPAADPGTLFIDCSTIDVADAKAAAEQAVAAGHRAVDAPVSGGVAGAAAGTLTFMVGGQEADFAAALPVLEVMGGKVVHCGGAGVGQAAKICNNMLLGISMVALSEALVLGEKLGLSHQSFFDVVSTASGQSWALTSYCPVPGPVPASPANNDYKPGFATALMTKDLGLAANALRDNGVDGQLGALAAEIYARFNQTDGHRDFSAIVTDVRNRSEQEGDK, encoded by the coding sequence GTGAGCAACAAGATCGGATTCCTCGGCCTGGGGAACATGGGCGGGCCGATGGCCGCCAACCTGGTGAAGGCGGGCTACGACGTGGTCGCCTTCGACCCGAGCCCGGCCGCGCAGGAACAGGCCCGCACCGACGGCGCGACGGTCGTGGCCACCGCACCCGAGGCCGCCGCGGGCCGGGAGATCGTCATCACCATGCTGCCCAACGGCAAGCTGGTGCTCGACGTCTACGCCGACCTGCTGCCCGCCGCCGACCCGGGCACGCTGTTCATCGACTGCTCGACCATCGACGTCGCCGACGCCAAGGCCGCCGCGGAGCAGGCCGTCGCGGCCGGTCACCGTGCGGTCGACGCCCCGGTCTCCGGCGGTGTCGCCGGTGCGGCCGCGGGCACGCTCACCTTCATGGTCGGCGGGCAGGAAGCGGACTTCGCGGCCGCGCTGCCGGTGCTCGAGGTGATGGGCGGCAAGGTCGTGCACTGCGGTGGCGCGGGCGTCGGCCAGGCCGCCAAGATCTGCAACAACATGCTGCTGGGCATCTCGATGGTGGCGCTGTCGGAGGCACTGGTGCTGGGCGAGAAGCTGGGTCTGAGCCACCAGTCCTTCTTCGACGTGGTCTCCACCGCCTCGGGCCAGAGCTGGGCGCTGACCAGCTACTGCCCGGTGCCCGGTCCGGTTCCGGCCAGCCCGGCCAACAACGACTACAAGCCCGGCTTCGCCACCGCCCTGATGACCAAGGACCTGGGTCTGGCCGCCAACGCGTTGCGCGACAACGGCGTCGACGGACAGCTCGGCGCGCTCGCCGCCGAGATCTACGCCCGGTTCAACCAGACCGATGGCCATCGTGACTTCTCGGCTATCGTCACCGATGTCCGCAACCGTTCCGAGCAAGAGGGTGACAAGTGA
- a CDS encoding DUF305 domain-containing protein, giving the protein MSDPAAETTDPTTPGTATSDSGREAPVRAGEGSGQRRPGTATLVLGAVAAILLGVVIGVVIRLPLDGRAEPDPSAVDIGFLQDMSAHHNQAVEMAGIALTRSTDTEVRTLAYDILTTQANQIGRMQGWLQMWNEPAQTVEGHMGWMTGGGGHQHGASEPTGPVDTMPGMASREDLDALRRASSPALDTLFLSLMLRHHQGGIPMLEYAGEHAATTAVRTFSAGMAASQAAESRLLTDMLTARGGTPLPLG; this is encoded by the coding sequence ATGAGCGATCCCGCCGCGGAGACGACCGACCCCACAACGCCCGGCACCGCAACGTCCGACTCCGGGCGGGAGGCTCCCGTCCGGGCCGGGGAAGGCAGCGGGCAGCGCCGACCCGGCACCGCGACGCTCGTCCTCGGGGCCGTCGCCGCGATTCTGCTCGGCGTGGTGATCGGCGTGGTGATCCGGCTGCCGCTCGACGGCCGTGCCGAGCCGGACCCGTCCGCCGTCGACATCGGCTTCCTGCAGGACATGTCCGCCCACCACAACCAAGCCGTGGAGATGGCGGGCATCGCGCTCACCCGCTCCACCGATACCGAGGTGCGCACCCTCGCCTACGACATCCTCACCACGCAGGCGAACCAGATCGGCCGCATGCAGGGCTGGCTGCAGATGTGGAACGAGCCCGCGCAGACCGTCGAGGGCCACATGGGCTGGATGACCGGCGGCGGCGGCCACCAGCACGGCGCGAGCGAGCCCACCGGCCCGGTCGACACCATGCCGGGCATGGCCTCGCGCGAGGACCTCGACGCCCTGCGCCGCGCCTCCTCCCCCGCACTCGACACCCTGTTCCTGAGCCTGATGCTGCGCCATCACCAGGGCGGCATCCCGATGCTCGAGTACGCGGGCGAGCACGCCGCCACCACCGCCGTGCGTACGTTCTCGGCGGGCATGGCCGCCAGTCAGGCCGCCGAATCCCGACTGCTCACCGACATGCTCACCGCACGCGGCGGCACGCCGCTTCCCCTCGGATAA
- the lysA gene encoding diaminopimelate decarboxylase codes for MGVHPAGPRHAELSGGAASESTRLPHAPTLPMRPSDPRALIDLPANVWPRNAARDDTDEVRLAGVPVRELAQEFGTPLFVIDEDDFRSRCRDMARAFGPSARVHYASKAFLCGAIARWIDEEGLSLDVASGGELAVAVHAGFPAERITLHGNNKSVAELEAAVAAGVGHVVIDSMIEIERLDAVARRAGVVQDVLVRITVGVEAHTHEYISTAHEDQKFGFSIAGGDAMEALARVFEADNLRLVGLHSHIGSQIFEIDGFEIAARRILGLLREAVDKFGAERTAQISTLDLGGGLGIAYLPDDDPPPLAEFAANLRRVVAEEAARAGLPEPTIAVEPGRAIAGPGTVTLYEVGTIKDVSLDGGVRRRYISVDGGMSDNIRPALYQAEYDCRLVSRASDAPAVVARVVGKHCESGDIVIRDTWMPADVGPGDLIAVAATGAYCYSMSSRYNQLTRPAVVAVRDGRARLVLRRETVADLLSLEVE; via the coding sequence ATGGGCGTGCACCCCGCCGGTCCCCGGCACGCCGAACTCAGCGGTGGCGCGGCAAGCGAGTCGACCCGCCTTCCGCACGCCCCGACCCTGCCGATGCGGCCGTCCGATCCGCGCGCGCTGATCGACCTGCCCGCGAACGTCTGGCCGCGCAACGCCGCGCGCGACGACACCGACGAAGTGCGCCTGGCCGGTGTGCCGGTCCGCGAGCTGGCCCAGGAGTTCGGCACGCCGCTGTTCGTGATCGACGAGGACGATTTCCGGTCCCGCTGCCGCGACATGGCCCGCGCCTTCGGCCCCAGCGCCCGAGTGCACTACGCCTCCAAGGCCTTCCTGTGCGGTGCGATCGCGCGCTGGATCGACGAAGAGGGACTGTCGCTGGATGTGGCCTCCGGCGGCGAGCTGGCGGTGGCCGTGCACGCCGGTTTCCCCGCCGAGCGAATCACTCTGCACGGCAACAACAAGTCCGTCGCCGAGCTGGAAGCGGCGGTGGCCGCCGGGGTCGGGCATGTCGTCATCGATTCGATGATCGAGATCGAGCGCCTCGACGCGGTCGCGCGCCGCGCCGGTGTGGTGCAGGACGTGCTGGTGCGGATCACGGTCGGCGTGGAAGCCCATACCCACGAATACATCTCGACCGCGCACGAGGATCAGAAGTTCGGCTTCTCCATCGCGGGTGGCGACGCGATGGAGGCACTGGCCCGGGTCTTCGAGGCGGACAATCTGCGTCTGGTCGGCCTGCACTCGCACATCGGCTCGCAGATCTTCGAGATCGACGGCTTCGAGATCGCCGCCCGGCGCATTCTGGGCCTGCTGCGTGAGGCCGTCGACAAATTCGGCGCCGAGCGCACCGCCCAGATCTCGACCCTGGACCTCGGCGGCGGCCTCGGCATCGCCTACCTGCCCGACGACGATCCGCCGCCGCTGGCGGAGTTCGCGGCCAACCTGCGGCGGGTCGTCGCCGAGGAAGCCGCCCGCGCGGGGCTGCCCGAGCCCACCATCGCGGTGGAGCCGGGGCGCGCCATCGCGGGCCCGGGCACGGTCACGCTCTACGAGGTCGGCACCATCAAGGACGTCTCACTCGACGGCGGGGTGCGCAGGCGCTACATCAGCGTCGACGGCGGCATGAGCGACAACATCCGTCCGGCGCTCTACCAGGCCGAATACGACTGCCGGCTGGTCTCGCGGGCCTCGGACGCGCCCGCCGTGGTGGCGCGCGTGGTCGGAAAGCACTGCGAGAGCGGCGATATCGTCATCCGTGACACCTGGATGCCCGCCGACGTGGGGCCCGGCGATCTGATCGCGGTGGCAGCCACCGGCGCGTACTGCTATTCCATGTCCAGCCGGTACAACCAGCTGACGCGCCCGGCGGTCGTCGCCGTGCGCGACGGCAGGGCCCGGCTGGTGCTGCGCCGGGAGACGGTGGCGGATCTGCTGAGTCTGGAGGTTGAGTGA
- a CDS encoding DUF6159 family protein, with translation MSYTTARTMYTTASAVLRAHRGLRSFPVTSASVGLGFTGVAFAALFFTGLGVASPIPYPTVFVVYLLCVTMTVVGNAGLITQADNVLRGSWADPKAGRRAGRSRFFALLPWALAVATVLPVLRLFERTAREPGVPGPNRATPWSDVVYLVLPMIVLERRGPIDAVRAARECHTRVWGPGVAGTTRLGTLGYILVLVGGLLSMLIGTVLGALADELVGGVLLSTVGCWLGLGVFITVLAFYSAANTVYSAALYRYAVDGRTPPAFAGTDLARAFHNGDFPADHYDGYR, from the coding sequence GTGTCGTACACGACCGCGCGAACGATGTACACCACCGCCAGTGCCGTATTGCGCGCGCATCGCGGACTGCGTTCGTTTCCGGTCACCTCGGCGTCGGTCGGGCTCGGCTTCACCGGCGTGGCCTTCGCCGCCCTGTTCTTCACCGGCCTCGGCGTCGCCTCCCCCATCCCGTACCCGACGGTCTTCGTGGTGTACCTGCTGTGCGTGACGATGACGGTCGTGGGCAACGCGGGCCTGATCACCCAGGCCGACAATGTGCTGCGCGGCAGTTGGGCCGACCCGAAGGCCGGTCGGCGCGCGGGCCGGTCCCGCTTCTTCGCGCTGCTGCCCTGGGCACTGGCGGTCGCGACCGTGCTGCCGGTGTTGCGGTTGTTCGAGCGCACCGCCCGCGAGCCCGGTGTGCCGGGGCCGAACCGGGCCACCCCGTGGTCGGATGTCGTCTACCTGGTGCTGCCGATGATCGTGCTGGAACGTCGTGGTCCGATCGACGCGGTACGCGCCGCCAGGGAGTGCCACACGCGGGTCTGGGGTCCCGGCGTCGCGGGCACCACCCGCCTGGGCACTCTCGGCTACATCCTGGTCCTGGTGGGCGGCCTGCTGAGCATGCTGATCGGCACCGTCCTCGGCGCACTGGCCGACGAGCTCGTCGGCGGCGTGCTGCTCTCGACGGTCGGATGCTGGCTGGGTCTCGGCGTCTTCATCACCGTGCTGGCCTTCTACTCCGCCGCCAACACCGTCTACTCGGCCGCGCTGTACCGCTACGCCGTGGACGGCCGCACTCCCCCGGCGTTCGCGGGCACGGACCTCGCCCGCGCATTCCACAACGGGGACTTTCCCGCCGACCATTACGACGGCTACCGGTAG
- a CDS encoding homoserine dehydrogenase, which translates to MTEAANNGAWGTDRPIGVAVLGMGNVGTEVVRILREHADDLRARVGAPVILRGVAVRDLGKDRGIPAELLTTDAEALVARDDVDLVVEVVGGINPARALILSALNSGKSVVTANKALLADYTGELAAAAERNRADLYFEAAVAGAIPVVRPLIQSLSGDRVNRVVGIVNGTTNFILSAMDETGADYSATLAEATRLGYAEADPTADVEGYDAAAKAAILASLAFHTRVTAADVYREGISRISAEDLETASALNCTVKLLAICERVPAGPGEPTPAEGGKERVSVRVYPALIPRKHPLAAVTGAFNAVVVEAENAGRLMFYGQGAGGAPTASAVLGDLVMAARNKFFGGRAPGESVYAELPIAPIGDTPTRYHVNLQVEDRPGVLAKVAGEFAKHEVSISTVRQEGHGEGARLVVVTHHAVESALADTVAALAEMESVTSVTSVLRLEGTEE; encoded by the coding sequence ATGACCGAAGCGGCCAACAACGGCGCCTGGGGGACCGATCGCCCGATCGGAGTCGCGGTGCTCGGTATGGGCAACGTCGGCACCGAGGTCGTGCGCATCCTGCGCGAGCACGCCGATGACCTGCGCGCCCGTGTCGGCGCCCCGGTGATCCTGCGCGGGGTCGCGGTGCGCGATCTCGGCAAGGACCGCGGCATCCCCGCCGAACTACTGACCACCGACGCCGAGGCGCTGGTCGCGCGTGACGACGTCGACCTGGTGGTCGAGGTCGTCGGCGGGATCAACCCGGCGCGCGCGCTGATCCTGTCGGCGCTGAACTCCGGCAAGTCGGTGGTGACCGCCAACAAGGCGCTGCTGGCCGACTACACCGGCGAACTCGCCGCCGCCGCCGAACGCAACCGCGCCGACCTGTACTTCGAGGCCGCGGTGGCGGGCGCGATCCCGGTGGTGCGCCCGCTCATCCAGTCGCTGTCCGGCGACCGGGTCAACCGGGTGGTCGGCATCGTCAACGGCACCACCAACTTCATCCTCTCGGCGATGGACGAGACCGGCGCGGACTACTCCGCCACCCTCGCCGAGGCCACCCGCTTGGGATACGCCGAAGCCGATCCGACCGCCGATGTCGAGGGATACGACGCCGCCGCCAAGGCCGCCATCCTGGCCTCGCTGGCCTTCCACACCCGCGTCACCGCCGCCGACGTCTACCGCGAGGGCATCTCCAGGATCAGCGCGGAGGATCTCGAGACCGCGTCCGCGCTGAACTGCACGGTCAAGCTGCTGGCAATCTGCGAGCGAGTCCCCGCCGGACCGGGCGAGCCCACCCCCGCCGAAGGCGGCAAGGAGCGTGTATCGGTGCGGGTCTACCCGGCGCTGATCCCGCGCAAGCATCCGCTGGCCGCGGTGACCGGCGCCTTCAATGCCGTGGTCGTGGAGGCCGAGAACGCGGGCAGGCTGATGTTCTACGGTCAGGGCGCCGGTGGCGCGCCGACGGCCTCGGCGGTCCTCGGCGACCTGGTGATGGCCGCCCGCAACAAGTTCTTCGGTGGCCGCGCCCCGGGCGAATCGGTTTATGCTGAGCTACCGATCGCGCCGATCGGCGACACACCCACCCGCTATCACGTGAACCTGCAGGTCGAGGACCGTCCCGGTGTGCTGGCCAAGGTGGCGGGGGAATTCGCCAAACACGAGGTCAGCATCTCGACGGTCCGCCAGGAAGGACACGGCGAGGGCGCTCGGCTGGTCGTCGTGACCCACCACGCCGTGGAATCGGCGCTCGCGGACACCGTCGCCGCTCTCGCGGAGATGGAGTCCGTCACATCCGTGACAAGTGTCCTGAGACTGGAAGGCACCGAAGAATGA
- the argS gene encoding arginine--tRNA ligase translates to MTPADLADLLHATAAKVLVERGLDPTVLPDEVTVERPRNPEHGDYATNLAMKVAKKAGTNPRDLAGWLADALTAADGVTSAEVAGPGFLNIRLAAAAQGTVLERVLGAGAAYGTSEALSGRKINLEFVSANPTGPVHLGGTRWAAVGDALGRVLLAQGAEVTREYYFNDHGAQIDRFAASLVAAATGQPTPENGYAGAYIGEIADQIVAAHPDAPNLPEAARHELFRAEGVELMFTHIKQTLHEFGTDFDVYFNESSLFASGAVEAAVEQLKSSGDLYQKDGAWWIASSEYGDDQDRVVIKSDGNAAYIAGDIAYFQNKRKRGFDLCIYMLGADHHGYIGRLKAAAAAFGDDPATVEVLIGQMVNLVRDGQAVRMSKRAGTVVTLDDLVDAIGVDAARYALVRWSVNSSVDIDLNLWTSQKNENPVYYVQYAHARTASIGRNAAAFDYASVAPDLSQLTADEEGELIRTIGEYPRVVSSAASLREPHRVARYLEELAGAYHRFQTNSKLRVLPLGDEPVSPLNAARLVLVNATRQVLANGLALLGVSAPEQM, encoded by the coding sequence GTGACTCCAGCTGACCTTGCAGATCTCCTTCACGCCACTGCGGCGAAGGTGCTCGTCGAACGTGGGCTCGACCCCACCGTGCTGCCCGACGAGGTCACTGTGGAGCGTCCGCGTAACCCCGAACACGGCGACTATGCCACGAATCTGGCGATGAAAGTGGCGAAGAAGGCGGGAACGAATCCGCGCGACCTGGCCGGCTGGCTGGCCGACGCGCTGACCGCCGCCGACGGCGTGACCTCCGCCGAAGTCGCCGGCCCCGGCTTCCTCAACATTCGCCTGGCGGCCGCGGCGCAAGGCACCGTGCTCGAGCGGGTGCTGGGCGCGGGCGCGGCCTACGGCACCTCCGAAGCGCTGTCCGGGCGCAAGATCAATCTGGAATTCGTCTCGGCGAACCCGACCGGTCCGGTGCATCTGGGCGGCACCCGCTGGGCCGCCGTCGGCGACGCGCTGGGCCGGGTGCTGCTCGCCCAGGGCGCCGAGGTCACCAGGGAGTACTACTTCAACGACCACGGCGCGCAGATCGACCGGTTCGCCGCCTCCTTGGTGGCCGCCGCCACCGGGCAGCCGACCCCCGAGAACGGCTACGCGGGCGCGTACATCGGCGAGATCGCCGACCAGATCGTGGCGGCGCATCCGGACGCGCCGAACCTGCCCGAGGCCGCCCGGCACGAGTTGTTCCGCGCCGAGGGCGTGGAGCTGATGTTCACCCACATCAAGCAGACGCTGCACGAGTTCGGCACCGACTTCGACGTCTATTTCAACGAATCCTCGCTGTTCGCCTCCGGCGCTGTCGAGGCCGCCGTCGAGCAGCTCAAGTCCTCCGGCGACCTGTACCAGAAGGACGGCGCGTGGTGGATCGCCAGCTCCGAGTACGGCGACGACCAAGACCGCGTGGTCATCAAGAGCGACGGCAACGCCGCCTACATCGCCGGTGACATCGCCTACTTCCAGAACAAGCGCAAGCGCGGTTTCGATCTGTGCATCTACATGCTCGGCGCCGACCACCACGGCTACATCGGCCGGTTGAAGGCCGCCGCCGCCGCGTTCGGCGACGACCCGGCCACCGTCGAGGTGCTCATCGGCCAGATGGTGAACCTGGTGCGCGACGGCCAGGCCGTGCGGATGAGCAAGCGCGCGGGCACCGTGGTCACCCTCGACGACCTGGTCGACGCCATCGGCGTGGACGCCGCGCGCTACGCGCTGGTGCGCTGGTCGGTGAACTCCAGCGTCGACATCGACCTGAACCTGTGGACCAGCCAGAAGAACGAGAACCCGGTCTACTACGTGCAGTACGCGCACGCCAGGACCGCCTCGATCGGTCGCAATGCCGCCGCCTTCGACTACGCGAGCGTGGCCCCGGATCTGTCCCAGCTCACCGCCGACGAGGAAGGCGAGCTGATCCGCACGATCGGCGAGTACCCGCGGGTGGTGTCGAGCGCGGCGAGCCTGCGCGAACCCCACCGGGTGGCCCGCTACCTGGAAGAACTGGCGGGTGCCTACCACCGGTTCCAGACCAACTCCAAGCTGCGCGTACTGCCTCTGGGCGACGAGCCGGTCTCGCCGCTCAACGCCGCCCGGCTGGTGCTGGTCAACGCCACCCGGCAGGTGCTGGCCAACGGCCTGGCCCTGCTCGGCGTGAGCGCGCCGGAGCAGATGTGA